Part of the Juglans regia cultivar Chandler chromosome 14, Walnut 2.0, whole genome shotgun sequence genome, GAACATAATAGTCATAATGAGTGTACCTACCACTGTACAAGAACTTGCCGTGTCCTTCGTCCATCGCTCTCCCTCTTCAATCAACTTTTTGTGGGTCTGCGTGAACACTTGTTCAGGAGTCAAACCGGCGAAGTTTCTTTCGTTCCTATACATGGGATTGCACAACTTCTCCACCCCCTACATTTGATCATAcacaaaattttagaaagaaaagaaaccaaaatttCCCATTAATATTCGAAAGACTGACAATTTGATCGAACCTAGCTTATGCATCCATGGCGACAAAAGACGAGTACTTTAATTATTGTGAAAAACACAAATAGAGGTCACAACACCGTATAATATATTGTCTTCCTTGAGAATATTGAATCCTCGAGATAATGCCAAACCATAGAAAAGCATATAACCACTGGAGTTCGAGATTCTTTTGTCAAAGTGATCCACTTAGAAAGTTGTTAGAAGTTCTAGAGCCACCACGGTGGGAGGCGAACCGATCATTTGCCAAGATTGCAAGTTGGGTTTTCTGGAGGTACAAGTGTTTTTACGTAaaagtaatttgaaaattttgtgttttagattatgaaagagttttttttttttttaaatgaatttctATTTTGCTACtaaaattttgtgtttattattttttgttgtttttcaatttctagATTGTGGTTTTGATACCTGTGATTGCCTTGATATTTAGATCTATGTATATTGAAATATGGATAGTTTTATACATCACACTATCATCtcacttttatcttattatataaaatgtaacacatttatcatcattatataatcttttattagatgattttttttatcatttaatagtgataaatgtgttatattttatataatgagatgacagtaaaatgaaaatatggtGCATAACATTATTAGGTCTGTAATGAAAGGAACATATGAGTTTTCCGCAAGGTATTTGACCAAATAGGATCGTTCAATTCCTATAGAAACTATcactaaagaaaaatgttaaatgtacttaagaaaaatttataaaaaacttacttctccacatgtcagttattaatatattgaaaatcataaaatcataaaattttaattttaattttaaattttaaatttaaattttaaatttaaaaaaaataacaaaatgagtcttataaataaaaatataaatatatataacattactcctCACTAAAATACCTCTAGAGGGGGATAGGGCTAAAAAGGGtataatttatcaattaattttctGCGGTCCCCATTTTTTGAAATTCGGTGGGTGGGGGTGAAACCAATATTACagaatgagaaattatatttataattatagaatatataagtattatgtaatttttttaaaaaaaataaataaatataagatttatattaaaaaattaatattttaataataaattttatttatttttaaaaccattacataatatttatataatctataactatatatatcattatattattaggGACGGTCTACGGCTATTGGTCACGATCACCGAGGCAATTATGTCAACTATAAGGTCAGACGGTAATAACGACAGTTCCCAAATGAACATAGTGCACGCTCAATGGATTGGTAGTTTAttaactttattttcagaaaagtAGGAAACTGTAGGCCGAAATCTCTAATCTCATCATATGTTCCGGTACGCACGGATTTGCTCTCCTATCTCTCtttctgaaaatatatatttggtagAGAATGCACTacgattataaaaataaatttataaattatcataacTTTATATgataagttaattatattttatataaaaataattttataatttaacgtgaCACGTCAAACTATATAACTTTATATgataagttaattatattttatataaaaataattttataatttaacgtgaCACgtcaaactatatcaatttataaatttatttttataaaaaaattttataactaaaatatatttggTAACATGCAGTACCACGTGAGTAAAGATCAGAGCATGCacacagaaatatatatatatataattaaagaggGAGTGCTGACCTTGAACCACTGTAATTCTCTTTGCATCTTCAAAGCTGCAGTACCTGTGATGTGATCAGGCGGAGAGAATTCTGTTAACGTCCCAGCTACATGTAATATGTTATTGCCGAGATGATCTCGAGCTGATAGTAATGTAGCTTTCGTCTCTCTTAAACCGTATATTATTCCAAAGATTTTAGCCTGTCGATGTCGGACAGCAGACATAAGTACGTTTCTTCTTTCGCCATCTCGGACCCAGTACAAAACCTCTCTGTTTTCCTTGGCAATTAAAGTAACAAAGCCAACGATCCCTAGTCTCACAGCACTGAAGATTGCTTGCGCAAGACCACTTTCTATCCCGATTTGATATTCGTTCATAGTCCTCATCGAGTCCAACATAACAGACAGAAGATGTCGGTATTGGTTTTGGATCGACCGGATCGCAATTGAATCGGCCTGATCATGGGGTCCTTGAAATTACCAAAACATTGTCAATTTAACTGTGCGAGACTATAATTATATAGAAGATAcaacaaaaagaataataataaaaaaataaaagctctttttatataagtaaatatGGCATATTCCTTGATATAATTCTCTAAGTTAGAACTAGTACCATTTCCGTTCGTCATCATCATTTACAGCAATGCATGAAGTTGTGTAGTacaaggagacgtttggattcgaagatcacttgagatgacttgagatgacttgagatggattatgaatagtaatgagatgagttgtaaatagtagtgagatttgtgagttaaagttactgaatagtaatgaataatagtgagctGAGTTgaaattagttgagatgagctgagatgagctaaAATGAGTTGCGAATCTAAACGTCTCCTTAATCTCAGCTTCTACATATAATATACTTAGATTTGTTGCttcattttgtcattttatatatagGCCAGTCATTATAAATCTAATGAAAACTCGCCTGATCCATCTCGATCGTCCTGATAATTAATTAGACTATAGCAAATTATATATGCAAGTAGTGATCATCACCATTGATCATTACTAATTGGTATgctatcaagaaaaataaatgacaaaATTAGACTCCTTcgttaacatatatataataatgcacAATATGGAAAATATAAGGTCTTCAACAtggctttatatatattataattcagaTATTAGGATATTAGAAAAAGGAAGTAGCCCAAAATTAATATCATGATATGATTTACATCCTTACACGCCAAACACTTTTAAggaatttaagaaagtttaGGCAACAACTTACTTGATCTGTTAGTTCCAGCAGTTTGTCGCTTCTTTTGAGTGtccaaataatatttaaaaatattatccgCACGAGGAAATGAAACGGCCTTTGCCTAGTTTGGGTGAAATAGATTTGTGCAGATTAGTAATGTGcacaaacagaaaaaataagttaaagaaaatgaaaaataaaaaaaaaaattcagaacataaacgattaaaatattttgaaataaaggATTGAAACTGTGTGTAAGCAGAGTGGTGAAAGTAATCTTTTGCTTCACTCTGAAATGGCTAGGAATTTATGGGCATCGATTTAAGAACCATGCCCTGAAGGTGGTGGATTTGTTAGCTTTTGGCCAAGTCCATTTGGTAGTCGTAGCAAATTAGAGATGTGGAGGTTGGTCCCTTTGTGGTTGATGGGGTGTATTTGGCGGGAACATAATACACGACCATTTGAAGATTTCAAACAACAATGTTTGAATTAAGAAccattatgtttaattctctaTATATTTGGATGGTTATGCACAGCAGCTCCTGACATCTAGAACCCACCAAAGCAGAAAACATAGTCAAAACATCTTGACGAACAGACAATTCAGGCCGGAGAACTAAATGAAAAGtaaaagtagagagagagagaagattgaAAAGGGAAAACGTACCCTCGAGCGGCGGAGACGCGCTATTGCGGCATTCTTGGTGATGGGAATATCGAAAGGATCCAAAGACGATTCATCGTCATCGTTCATGCCGACACCGGAGCTGCTTGCTCCGGCCTCCATATCGTTGTCGCGCCGATGGCGCAGCATATTCTGGAAGAAACTCATTTCTGTCGCAGGAGAGATGACACCATCACACTCTTAACTCCCTCTCTTctcaatgaaaaatattttggggcTCAATGCAAAGTGGTGTGcatagtcaatatatatatcgACGAGGCTAATTTCTTACACAACGATGAAGATATATAGGCTAGgattataagttaattatttggatcaggggtaaaatatttttaggctagaataaataattcaactgaAAATTTTCAGGAACACAATCAACAAAGTGATATCATGATAAATAGATAAACtgagtaaaaatataaaaaaataaaaaaataaatttcaaaatttcattcttctaacaattttgaaaattttacttACGTGTAAGCTTTTTATATGttacaaataaaagaaagatcAGGCCGCTAAACTTTGGTAACAAGTTAGATacgaattattaaaaaaaaaaagataatatttatatatgaaagatAAACTAGGCTTTGGGTTTTCttaataatgtataataataaattatattaaaaggtTTGAAGTAGCTAGCATGCAGTACATGAGTTACATATATACTGCATAACTAGCTACCCGACCAAATGTggattttttcattaaataaatatatttcattcaaataattataaattttaaaagaaaaataatatgatattaaattacaattttcttcaaattaaatacaagaggaaaaaaaaaattattggagaCCAAAAGCTAATTTTATGATGACAAAAATATCTCACTTAAAAGGTTATGGAAAATATACACCACTTAGTAGTTTTATATGttacaaataaaagaaagaggccgctaaagctagctagcatgcactcaagtaaaaaattttattaggaGCCTTGGGGCCCCTCCCCCGGCCTGTTCTTACTCATGTGGCAATCCACTGTTGGATGATCATGTTAAATGGAATTTATGCAGAAATCATATCAATGCTAGCTAGATCATGTATGCAagcatgcatggatatataatgaaaattagCAAGAAGAGAAGATATCAGAGATGAGTGGGAGTACTAACTCGTGGGGATTATAGTATGCTGCCAAGACGCTGTCATGAGAAATTCAGCCCCGAATAGGGAAGTCGTACCAACAAATAGGGACAAAGGGGAGACTTTGTCTGTGTCTAGAGTAAATGCCAAACGTGGACAACGCCGGATTAATTTCGTAGCGAGTTCTAGTTTTGCACCGTACATGGAtgatatacacatatatacaacattagaaaaaaaaaagaattatatatatacatacaatataataatgatatttataattataaatcaatATACAAGTACTGTACAATCTTTAAGGATATTTGTAGTCCACtattagagaaaatattattattttttttcacgtgAGTCtctaacttttttcaaatgaattgcATAATATTTACGCACTCCataactacaaatatatatcatttatttatacgaatatatatatatatatatatatatatatatatatatatcgcgcAGAAATGAAATAATAGGAAGGCCATGCCAGAAAGAATAACGGccaattaaaaatgaataaaatggaCGTTAGACGATCGTTACCAAAATTTCCAGTATGCATAGCTTTGGTTACAGCTGTAGCACCATGGGGGCCTCTTTCGGGCAGTAGCTCTTCAAACGGAGTGACTTCAAAGAGATAGTTAGCCAATTCTGTTTGCTCATGACGAAGAGCCAGGACAACTGGAATATCTGATCCCCGATTATTTCTAACGGTGACCAATTCTGGGTTCTTATCTATCATGCATTCCACAATTTGCCGGTCGTAACCACGAATAATTGTATGAGCTAGAGCTGTCAGACCTTCATTATCTCGTATTTCCAAGTCTTCTTTCGACATCTTCTCCTCCACCAACCACCTCACCATATCTTCCCGCCCAGCAAGGACTGCAACGTGAAGAGCCGTCCGGCCCAACTGTGTAATTTTTTCCCTCACCGAATCGGGATGCTGCGTAATGAAATCACTTGCACGGCCCATATCACCATATAGCAAGGCCTTGTAAAAGTTCGCATATTCACTAATGGTCCGGGAACTCCCTGCAtacatatatgccatgtttaattaattttctatttcattgtctcacagattaatgatatatatacacacacatattacGTACCAAACCATTTAGACAGGAATATCAGTCATGCAATGCACGTCAAATGTCATGAACTGAGCAATATTCCATGGGAAAACTATATATCACAACTATTGGACGTACGTGGTAATATTATACCTGATAGATAGTGAGTTACTTTTAAGCTCCTGGCTAGCTAAGATAATTAGGAGTTTTAATACTGACCTTGACCCGAGTACCATGACTTGAATACCTGTTTATCCGTACGTACATTTTCAAAACTAGATCCAACCCAAtcctttagcaatactatgcaaaGGGACTGCATGTAATACAGTTTTGGTTCATTAAAGCTGAATTGGCATACTAGCTAAATCCGTGTGGCAATTTGTGTTGATCAGCTAGACAAAACTTGCAGTAAAAATAAAGAGCATTGCTACACAAttacctccaccacactccacacttttttaaattttttaaatttttaatattttttttgagtttattctttttaaattatttcaaattatttattcattattcatataataaatatttaataaaagaaaaaaataataaaaattaaaaataatgtggagtgtggagtgttaggaggttgtgaagattttttgaaaaataaaagtactaGAGCTAGTGAATGTCACCAGATTCTGGCAATCTTAAGTTGACTCCAGCTTGTTCGGGTTGCTCATACGTTTCAGCCAATGTATCCCACACAATTTTGGCAGAATTAATACCCTTGATCTCAGATAGTATGTCCATCCCACATGAAATTTGAATTGCATGTAAAGTTGCAGcattcttcttcctccaagCCTTGAATTCAACTTCATCACCTGGTTTAGGAGGTTCCATGCTTGTTTCGATGATGTCCCAAAGATCTTGAGCCAACAAATAGCTTTTTATGCAAGCACTCCAGTTGTCATAATTTTCCTTCCCAAGAAGTACTTCAGGAACAACTGTGCCTGGAAGAATAGTCGTGGCCATGCTTAATCTGTCAAATTACGAAGTAATATGCATGTTAGGTGAAATTTGGAAACTAACagatccaatatatatatatatatatatatggcatttatatttctttaagaaaattttattcctcttgaagaaatttatgggtcTAATTCATCTAATGAAATCGGTTCAACAAGAGATCaggattgttcattccttatgaACATATCTAAAACTTTATCCAcaggcaatgtgagattattcatcAACACCGTCCCTTATGTGCAagctagtatttttttttccttgtcatGAGATAAGTATTGTGGGCACCATTCGTCTTGTGATAGGTTTtgatattatgaaaaaattcatgagCCTAACTCATCTCGTGAAACCTGTTCAACAAGAGATGATTAATGTTCATTCATTATA contains:
- the LOC109008489 gene encoding uncharacterized protein LOC109008489 — translated: MHGYINYKLSRFKLISSSTFITTTTQIDQARVRHSKQPVQQYCKLSMATTILPGTVVPEVLLGKENYDNWSACIKSYLLAQDLWDIIETSMEPPKPGDEVEFKAWRKKNAATLHAIQISCGMDILSEIKGINSAKIVWDTLAETYEQPEQAGVNLRLPESGSSRTISEYANFYKALLYGDMGRASDFITQHPDSVREKITQLGRTALHVAVLAGREDMVRWLVEEKMSKEDLEIRDNEGLTALAHTIIRGYDRQIVECMIDKNPELVTVRNNRGSDIPVVLALRHEQTELANYLFEVTPFEELLPERGPHGATAVTKAMHTGNFELATKLIRRCPRLAFTLDTDKVSPLSLFVGTTSLFGAEFLMTASWQHTIIPTKMSFFQNMLRHRRDNDMEAGASSSGVGMNDDDESSLDPFDIPITKNAAIARLRRSRAKAVSFPRADNIFKYYLDTQKKRQTAGTNRSRPHDQADSIAIRSIQNQYRHLLSVMLDSMRTMNEYQIGIESGLAQAIFSAVRLGIVGFVTLIAKENREVLYWVRDGERRNVLMSAVRHRQAKIFGIIYGLRETKATLLSARDHLGNNILHVAGTLTEFSPPDHITGTAALKMQRELQWFKGVEKLCNPMYRNERNFAGLTPEQVFTQTHKKLIEEGERWTKDTASSCTVEVESLCNPTITTFMNADGLTPRQLFTKTHKDLMKEGERWMKDTSTSCTVVGALIITIMFVAVFTVPSGNNQDTGLPIFVHDNLFKIFIITDSLSLFSSSASVLMFLAILTSRYVEEDFLKSLPKRMIIGICTIFFSIATMMIVFSTALVYLEFVPSVTKKKS